A single region of the Hylaeus volcanicus isolate JK05 chromosome 5, UHH_iyHylVolc1.0_haploid, whole genome shotgun sequence genome encodes:
- the LOC128876271 gene encoding integral membrane protein 2B, which produces MTVITKPITEKADKVEQPLFVELNVPDDTKKDPEAQLQNNGVGGHYLVSRRNMRRLHVTATIMLFLVALMILIIGIIGGLYIYRKCARTQMHIFRTGWYTIPYESSNKGLNTNNGVHQALSADSDFFKNLEKIEKNVDSELRRGSFFKERFEIDLENEDYERIDVPDFRGGRQGRFIHDFNINKTGIIDIDGQCCFVMPLNRQRVLPPRNMYDLLRKMYNGYYEVDTEIVRETMKVIVPPISDLSVVGTYIARECQDLPTYMLTKVNSNVVKRSISSGVFGQYAGLNIIEFDILNLDDVNAYKKSSKI; this is translated from the exons GACGATACAAAAAAAGATCCAGAAGCACAGCTTCAGAATAATGGTGTAGGAGGTCATTATTTAGTCTCCCGCCGGAACATGCGTCGTCTTCATGTCACAGCAACAATTATGCTATTTCTCGTTGCATTGATGATTCTCATAATCGGCATTATTGGTGGCCTCTACATTTATCGAAAATGTGCTAGAACACAGATGCATATATTTAGAACAGGATGGTACACCATTCCTTATGAAAGTTCAAACAAGGGTCTTAACACCAACAATGGAGTTCATCAAGCATTATCAGCAGATTctgatttctttaaaaatctagagaaaattgagaaaaatgtgGATAGTGAACTTAGAAGAGGTTCCTTTTTCAAGGAAcgttttgaaattgatttggaGAATGAAGATTATGAAAGAATTGATGTGCCCGATTTTCGTGGTGGGCGCCAAGGCCGGTTTATACATGATTTTAACATT AACAAAACTGGCATAATTGATATTGATGGACAGTGCTGTTTTGTTATGCCATTAAATCGTCAAAGAGTTCTACCACCACGTAATATGTATGATCTTCTTAGGAAAATGTATAATg GATACTATGAAGTGGACACAGAAATTGTACGAGAAACAATGAAAGTAATTGTACCACCAATCTCTGATTTATCGGTTGTTGGGACATACATAGCTCGTGAATGTCAAGATTTGCCAACGTACATGTTGACGAAAGTCAATTCAAATG TTGTTAAGCGTAGCATATCAAGCGGAGTGTTTGGGCAGTATGCGGggttaaatattatagaatttgatattttgaatttagatGATGTTAATGCATATAAAAAGAGCTCAAAAATATGA